In Nerophis ophidion isolate RoL-2023_Sa linkage group LG02, RoL_Noph_v1.0, whole genome shotgun sequence, one DNA window encodes the following:
- the LOC133537169 gene encoding cAMP-regulated phosphoprotein 19-like — translation MSDGNEDVQTSEETLGEEQEVQDKMINPEKAEEAKLKARYPNLGNKPGGSDLLRKRLQKGQKYFDSGDYNMAKAKIKNKQLPTAAPEKTEITGDHIPTPQDLPQRKPSLVASKLAG, via the exons ATGTCAGACGGAAACGAAGACGTTCAGACGTCCGAAGAGACGCTGGGGGAAGAGCAG GAGGTTCAGGATAAAATGATCAATCCAGAGAAAGCAGAGGAGGCCAAACTGAAGGCCAGATATCCAAACTTGGGGAATAAACCCGGCGGCTCTGATCTGCTGCGTAAACGCCTTCAGAAAGGG CAAAAATACTTTGATTCGGGCGATTACAACATGGCCAAAGCCAAGATAAAGAACAAGCAGTTACCAACAGCGGCGCCGGAGAAGACCGAGATTACAGGCGACCATATCCCCACCCCCCAGGACCTGCCTCAGAGGAAACCCTCCCTGGTGGCCAGCAAACTGGCTGGCTGA